Proteins from a genomic interval of Paenibacillus sp. FSL H8-0048:
- the opp4C gene encoding oligopeptide ABC transporter permease, with amino-acid sequence MATDLSVKKMEGPRSSLRKSSLLRQSLRRLMRNKLAVAGFAVVVFMFVLCFIGPFFSPYTDNKINMAFMNKAPSLKHWLGTDALGRDILTRVMQAGRISLTVGLASMLLSVFLGALLGAIAGYYGGLLDQIIMRIADLLMTIPGLPLLFIFGALLSEWKIPTDYRMYIVMLMLSIVNWPGLARMVRGQMLSLREREFMQAAVVLGLRDRRKLVHHLLPNIVPLLIVMATLNIGGAILSESVLSFFGLGVMPPTPTWGNMIDAANNILDFQNRPWLWIPPGLSIFATVIAINIFGDGLRDVLDPKQKR; translated from the coding sequence ATGGCAACTGATCTCAGTGTGAAAAAAATGGAGGGACCCCGCTCCAGCCTGCGCAAATCCTCCCTGCTGCGGCAATCCTTGCGGAGGCTTATGCGCAATAAGCTGGCCGTTGCCGGGTTCGCGGTGGTTGTTTTTATGTTTGTGTTATGTTTCATCGGCCCGTTCTTCTCACCTTATACGGATAACAAAATCAACATGGCTTTCATGAACAAAGCCCCGAGTCTGAAGCATTGGCTGGGTACCGATGCGCTGGGCCGGGATATTCTGACCCGGGTGATGCAGGCCGGACGCATATCCCTGACCGTAGGTCTTGCTTCCATGCTGCTGTCTGTATTTCTGGGGGCGCTTCTGGGGGCGATTGCCGGTTATTACGGGGGGCTGCTGGATCAGATCATTATGCGGATTGCCGATCTGCTGATGACCATTCCCGGTCTGCCGCTGCTGTTCATCTTCGGTGCATTGCTCTCGGAATGGAAGATTCCGACGGATTACCGGATGTATATCGTCATGCTGATGCTCAGTATTGTGAACTGGCCGGGGCTGGCAAGGATGGTAAGGGGCCAGATGCTGAGCCTGCGGGAACGTGAATTCATGCAGGCGGCAGTGGTGCTGGGACTGCGCGACCGCAGGAAGCTGGTGCATCATCTGCTGCCTAATATTGTTCCGCTGCTGATCGTTATGGCTACGCTGAATATCGGCGGTGCCATTCTCAGCGAATCGGTGCTGAGCTTCTTCGGCCTGGGGGTTATGCCTCCTACTCCGACCTGGGGGAATATGATTGACGCGGCGAACAATATTCTTGATTTCCAGAACCGGCCATGGCTGTGGATTCCGCCGGGATTGTCGATTTTTGCCACAGTGATTGCGATTAATATCTTTGGTGACGGCCTCAGAGACGTCCTTGATCCTAAACAGAAGAGGTAG
- a CDS encoding ABC transporter ATP-binding protein, with translation MEPVMNIDGLSTEFFTEEGTVKAVDNVSFKIGRGETVCIVGESGCGKSVTAMSVMGLVEEPSGKVTGGRIGFQGEDLLRLDKNLLRSIRGHEIAMIFQEPMSSLNPVMRIGEQIMEPLSVHLRMNKKQARARALELITQVGISRPEQIMASYPHELSGGMLQRIMIAIAVSCSPKLLIADEPTTALDVTIQAQILDLLRSLKEDSGMSILLITHDLGVVAEMADYVIVMYSGQIVEEGGVVELFQNPQHPYTRGLLKSKPVMGQRLEELYSIPGQVPSPLELAPSCYFHDRCGHCMPVCRTRQPLLKETGHGQKVSCWLYEEAEVYV, from the coding sequence ATGGAGCCTGTAATGAATATAGACGGTCTAAGCACCGAATTCTTCACGGAAGAAGGCACCGTTAAGGCGGTGGATAACGTCAGCTTCAAGATCGGCAGAGGTGAAACAGTCTGTATTGTCGGTGAATCCGGCTGCGGGAAAAGTGTCACGGCCATGTCGGTTATGGGCCTGGTGGAGGAGCCTAGCGGTAAAGTCACCGGGGGGCGTATCGGTTTCCAGGGAGAGGATCTGCTGCGGCTGGACAAAAATCTACTCCGCAGCATCCGCGGCCATGAGATTGCGATGATTTTTCAGGAACCCATGTCCTCGCTTAATCCGGTTATGAGAATTGGCGAGCAGATTATGGAGCCGTTGTCTGTTCATCTCCGAATGAACAAGAAACAAGCCCGTGCCCGTGCGCTTGAGCTGATTACCCAGGTGGGGATATCCCGTCCGGAACAGATTATGGCCAGCTACCCGCATGAGCTGAGCGGCGGTATGCTCCAGCGGATTATGATTGCCATAGCGGTCTCCTGCAGCCCTAAGCTGCTGATTGCCGATGAGCCGACCACGGCGCTGGATGTGACGATTCAGGCCCAGATTCTGGACTTGCTGCGCAGCCTCAAGGAAGATTCCGGGATGTCGATCCTGCTGATTACGCATGACTTAGGGGTTGTCGCCGAGATGGCGGATTATGTGATCGTGATGTACTCCGGGCAGATCGTGGAAGAGGGCGGAGTCGTGGAGCTGTTCCAGAATCCGCAGCATCCCTATACACGCGGGCTGCTGAAGTCGAAGCCTGTGATGGGCCAGCGCCTGGAGGAGCTCTATTCCATTCCCGGGCAGGTGCCAAGCCCGCTTGAGCTTGCCCCGTCCTGCTACTTCCATGACCGGTGCGGGCATTGTATGCCGGTCTGCCGTACACGGCAGCCGCTGCTGAAGGAGACCGGCCACGGGCAGAAGGTCTCCTGCTGGCTGTATGAGGAGGCGGAAGTCTATGTCTGA
- a CDS encoding ABC transporter ATP-binding protein produces MSEALLEVKHLKKYFPVKQGLLGRTTGNVKAVDDVSIILRPGETFGLVGESGSGKSTVGRTILRLTDKTDGEVRFKGTDIHSLSAAEMRLIRPQMQLIFQDPYSALNPRIRVGDAIGEALLDHGLCSKAEVRSLVLEALEACGLSAYHIDRFPHEFSGGQRQRIGIARALILNPDLIVADEPVSALDVSIQAQIINLFSKLQQSKGLAYLFISHDLSVVEHLCTRIGVMYLGSIVETAARDELFRHPLHPYTKALLSAVPVPVPRLKRERIVLTGDIPSPANPPSGCKFHTRCPFALEVCRAEIPLLRDAGGGHLVACHLE; encoded by the coding sequence ATGTCTGAAGCGCTGCTGGAAGTGAAGCATCTGAAGAAATATTTTCCGGTGAAGCAGGGCCTGCTCGGCCGCACGACAGGAAATGTGAAGGCTGTAGACGATGTCAGCATCATACTCCGGCCGGGTGAGACCTTCGGCCTGGTCGGGGAATCGGGCAGCGGCAAAAGCACCGTAGGGCGCACCATTCTGCGCTTGACGGACAAGACAGACGGGGAGGTCCGGTTCAAGGGTACAGACATTCACAGCCTGTCTGCTGCGGAGATGCGGCTGATCCGGCCGCAGATGCAGCTCATTTTCCAGGACCCGTATAGTGCCCTTAATCCCCGGATCAGGGTCGGCGATGCCATAGGTGAAGCGCTGCTTGACCATGGGCTGTGTTCAAAGGCTGAGGTCAGAAGCCTGGTGCTGGAGGCGCTGGAGGCCTGCGGGTTATCCGCATATCATATTGACCGTTTCCCGCATGAATTCTCCGGCGGCCAGCGCCAGCGGATCGGGATTGCCCGGGCGCTGATCCTGAATCCGGACCTGATTGTTGCAGATGAGCCGGTGTCGGCGCTGGATGTGTCGATTCAGGCGCAGATCATCAACCTGTTCAGCAAGCTGCAGCAGAGCAAAGGGCTGGCGTACTTATTCATCTCCCATGATCTTAGCGTGGTAGAGCATTTATGCACCAGAATAGGTGTGATGTATCTTGGGTCCATCGTGGAGACTGCCGCCAGGGATGAGTTGTTCCGGCATCCGCTTCATCCTTATACGAAGGCGCTGCTGTCCGCTGTTCCGGTGCCGGTTCCCCGGCTGAAGCGGGAACGCATCGTGCTGACCGGAGATATTCCAAGCCCGGCGAATCCGCCGTCCGGTTGTAAATTTCATACGCGCTGCCCATTCGCCTTGGAGGTCTGCAGAGCGGAGATTCCACTGTTGCGTGACGCTGGCGGCGGGCACTTGGTGGCCTG